In Drosophila innubila isolate TH190305 chromosome 2R unlocalized genomic scaffold, UK_Dinn_1.0 1_C_2R, whole genome shotgun sequence, the following are encoded in one genomic region:
- the LOC117783333 gene encoding serine/threonine-protein phosphatase alpha-2 isoform-like translates to MSRMSRASQPRLSNVNETANIDQIILSIIDVRKIKTLHLTETDIRTLCVRCREVLLTQPMLLEISAPVKILGDLHGQFTDLLRMFDYGGYPPASNYLFLGDYVDRGKQSIETLCLLLAYKIKFPQNFFVLRGNHESSGINRIYGFYDECKRRYTIKLWRTFVDCYNCMPVAAIVDEKIFCCHGGLSPDLNNMGQIQKLPRPCEVPDKGLLCDLLWADPDPKIMGWSDNDRGVSVTFGADTVGKFIHRFKFDLVCRAHQVVEDGYEFFAKRQLITIFSAPNYCGEFDNAGAMMSVDETLMCSFFVLKPSKKAGLRKVQTRA, encoded by the coding sequence ATGTCTAGAATGTCCAGAGCATCACAGCCACGACTATCGAATGTGAACGAGACGGCAAACATCGATCAGATCATCCTAAGTATCATCGATGTGCGGAAGATCAAGACTCTTCATCTCACCGAGACGGACATCAGAACACTCTGCGTGCGTTGTCGGGAGGTCCTGCTGACGCAGCCGATGCTCCTGGAGATATCGGCACCCGTCAAGATCCTCGGCGACCTACATGGTCAATTTACAGACTTGCTACGAATGTTTGACTACGGCGGTTATCCGCCCGCCTCGAACTATCTCTTCCTGGGCGACTATGTGGATCGCGGCAAGCAATCCATTGAGACACTTTGTCTACTGCTGGCCTACAAGATCAAGTTTCCCCAGAATTTCTTTGTCCTGCGCGGCAATCACGAGAGTTCGGGCATCAATCGGATCTACGGCTTCTACGACGAGTGCAAGCGACGCTACACGATCAAGCTCTGGCGGACCTTTGTCGACTGTTACAACTGTATGCCCGTGGCGGCCATTGTGGATGAAAAGATATTCTGTTGTCATGGTGGACTCAGTCCTGATCTGAACAATATGGGACAGATTCAGAAGCTACCGCGACCCTGTGAAGTGCCCGATAAGGGACTATTATGTGACCTGCTCTGGGCCGATCCAGATCCCAAAATCATGGGATGGAGCGACAATGATCGCGGAGTGAGCGTTACCTTCGGTGCGGATACTGTGGGAAAGTTCATTCATCGTTTCAAATTCGATCTGGTCTGTCGAGCTCATCAGGTAGTCGAGGATGGCTACGAGTTCTTTGCCAAGCGACAGCTTATCACCATCTTCTCAGCACCCAACTATTGTGGAGAATTTGATAACGCAGGGGCCATGATGTCTGTCGATGAGACATTGATGTGCTCGTTCTTTGTCCTGAAGCCCTCGAAGAAGGCGGGTTTGCGCAAGGTGCAGACCAGGGCCTAG
- the LOC117782794 gene encoding serine/threonine-protein phosphatase alpha-3 isoform-like — MFIYKETCKTIQSAVELDIGQKNEFIIGTHQRNQTPAETPQQVIESSDAANQENGPGVVNSPRTSNLSDSGLNLTELIGKLKAFRGSKVQRIQLYEPDILHLCFQAREIFMQESMLLELSAPLRVVGDIHGQFNDLLRIMEHAGYPPNVNYLFLGDYVDRGKNSVETITLLLALKVKYPQHVYLLRGNHESQSINRVYGFFDECKRRYTIKLWKTFVDCYNCMPVAATVAKRIFCCHGGLSQKLKDLNDIRILPRPTDVPDEGLLCDLLWSDPDRFGFGFSPSDRGVSFLYGRDVLERFLRKYDFDLLCRAHQVVEDGYEFFAKRQLVTIFSAPNYCGLYDNAGASMAIDKDLVITFDVLRPSDTRKVRMRTSHSKSSSNSNANINPNSN; from the coding sequence atgtttatttataaagaaacaTGCAAAACAATACAATCTGCGGTTGAGCTAGACATTGGACAGAAAAATGAGTTTATTATCGGCACACACCAAAGGAATCAAACACCCGCCGAAACACCACAACAAGTGATCGAAAGTTCCGATGCCGCTAACCAAGAAAATGGACCTGGTGTGGTGAACTCCCCGAGGACCTCCAATCTATCGGATTCGGGACTAAATTTGACCGAATTAATCGGCAAGCTGAAGGCATTCCGAGGCAGCAAAGTGCAGCGTATTCAACTTTATGAGCCTGACATCCTCCATTTATGCTTCCAGGCGAGGGAGATCTTCATGCAGGAATCTATGCTGCTCGAGTTGTCAGCCCCTTTGAGAGTTGTGGGAGACATTCATGGGCAGTTCAATGATTTGCTGAGGATAATGGAGCATGCCGGGTATCCGCCCAATGTGAACTATTTATTCCTGGGCGACTATGTGGATCGGGGCAAGAACTCAGTGGAGACGATAACACTTCTACTGGCGCTTAAGGTAAAATATCCGCAGCATGTGTATCTACTACGTGGCAACCATGAGTCGCAGTCGATAAATCGCGTCTACGGCTTCTTCGATGAATGCAAGCGACGTTACACGATCAAGCTGTGGAAGACATTTGTCGACTGTTATAATTGCATGCCGGTAGCAGCTACTGTGGCCAAACGAATCTTCTGCTGTCACGGCGGTCTGAGCCAGAAGCTGAAGGATTTGAATGACATCAGGATATTGCCTCGACCCACCGATGTGCCCGATGAGGGGCTGCTGTGCGATCTATTGTGGAGTGATCCCGATCGATTTGGCTTCGGCTTTTCGCCGAGTGATCGTGGCGTTAGTTTTCTATATGGTCGAGATGTGCTTGAGAGGTTCCTGCGTAAGTATGACTTTGATTTGCTGTGTCGGGCCCATCAGGTGGTTGAGGATGGCTACGAGTTCTTTGCCAAACGCCAGCTGGTCACAATCTTCTCCGCACCCAATTACTGTGGCCTCTATGACAACGCGGGTGCCTCCATGGCCATTGACAAGGATTTGGTGATTACGTTCGATGTGCTACGTCCATCAGACACTCGAAAGGTTCGAATGCGCACCAGTCACTCCAAATCGAGTTCAAATTCAAACGCGAACATAAATCCAAATTCGAATTGA
- the LOC117784739 gene encoding serine/threonine-protein phosphatase alpha-2 isoform-like, translating to MYEANVDELIRLLETGGRQTNGIIPMEKRDIQAICRNARQVFLDENMCLAVSAPVCVVGDVHGQFEDLLRIFKIKGFPPEQRYLFLGDYVDRGKHSLETLTLLFCYKIRYPDCVFLLRGNHESPCLNQIYGFYDECKRRYSSKLWKTFVDCYSCMPVAAVVSNRVFCCHGGLSPSLTSIEDINNLPRPTDIPISGLLCDLLWSDPDRSFGWNKSTRGVSWVFGSDIVERFLIRHDFDLICRGHQVVEDGYELFAKRQLITIFSAPNYCGVFDNAGATMYIDDNLMITFDIYKSRAITNTNTANTSVKRVTETLQQTVFGKSI from the coding sequence GATTACTCGAGACTGGAGGTCGGCAAACCAATGGCATTATCCCCATGGAAAAAAGGGACATTCAGGCGATTTGCCGTAATGCTCGTCAAGTGTTTCTGGATGAGAACATGTGCCTAGCGGTCAGTGCTCCCGTTTGCGTGGTCGGAGATGTGCACGGACAGTTTGAGGATCTGTTGCGCATCTTCAAAATTAAGGGATTCCCGCCAGAGCAACGTTATCTATTTCTGGGCGATTACGTGGATCGTGGCAAGCACTCGCTTGAGACTCTTACTCTGTTGTTCTGCTACAAGATTAGGTATCCCGACTGTGTGTTTCTGTTGCGTGGCAATCACGAGAGTCCGTGTCTTAACCAGATCTACGGCTTCTACGATGAATGCAAGCGCCGCTACTCGTCCAAGCTCTGGAAGACCTTCGTGGACTGTTACAGTTGCATGCCTGTGGCGGCCGTTGTCTCCAATCGGGTATTTTGCTGTCACGGCGGATTGAGTCCGAGCCTGACCAGCATCGAAGACATAAACAATCTGCCTCGACCCACTGATATACCAATTTCCGGGCTGCTTTGTGATCTGCTGTGGTCTGATCCCGATCGCAGCTTTGGCTGGAATAAGAGTACTCGTGGCGTCTCCTGGGTATTTGGTAGCGATATCGTTGAGCGTTTTCTAATTCGTCATGACTTTGACTTGATCTGTCGTGGCCATCAGGTCGTTGAGGATGGCTATGAGTTATTTGCCAAACGGCAGCTGATCACCATCTTCTCGGCTCCAAACTATTGTGGGGTCTTTGACAATGCCGGGGCCACAATGTACATTGATGACAATCTGATGATTACGTTTGACATCTACAAATCCAGGGCTATTACCAATACTAATACTGCTAACACGAGTGTTAAACGCGTTACTGAGACTCTTCAGCAGACTGTTTTTGGTAAAAGCATTTAg